GTTTACGAGCAGGAGTTCAGGGTTATATCTTGAAAGAATGCAGCTCAAGTGAATTACACGAGGCAATTATAACTGTAATGGGCGGAAATTATTATATTGCCCGTTCGTCTCTTGCTGTAGTAGTTGAAGATTATTTGCGTTTACTCAAGGCCGACGAGAGAAATTCAGCGCGCTTATTATCAGAAAGGGAACGGGAAGTCCTGAAACTTTTAGCAGAGGGCCGGAACACTAAAGAAATCGCTTACGACCTATCAATCAGCAAAAACACAGTGGACGTTCACAGGCGGCACATCATGGAAAAAACGGGCTGCACGAGCATGGCGAGTCTAGTTCGTTATGCAATAAGGGAGGGCTATTAATGGGAATATATTTAAATAATGCTGCAACAACTTGGCCGAAACCTGAAAGAGTCGCGGATTCAATGCGAAATTTTTTGCTTAAGGGCGGTGCAAATTCTTCACGCGGTACTTCTTCAGCCCGCGACATGTCGACAATGAATTTAATTCTAGACTGCAGAATCAAACTCGCTGAATTTTTTAACGGCTGGGATAACTTGAATCCCCTTTTAGTAACTTTTTGTGCGAATATCACGGAAGCTATAAATATAGTTTTGCGGGGATTTCTAAAACCGGGAATGAACGTATTAACTTCTTCAATGGAACATAACGCAGTAATGAGGCCTTTGCGTTATTTAGAATCTCACGGCGTAAAAGTTGACATTTTGCAGGCTGACTTATCAGGGAGTCTGAATCCTGATGATTTAGCTAATAGACTCGCAAGTAATAAATATGATCTCGCAATTTTTTCACATGCAAGCAACGTATCAGGAACGTTACAAGATATTAGCTCGCTCGCTGAAATTTGCCGTAAAAATAATTTGCCGCTCGTAATTGACTCAGCTCAGACGGCAGGAATTATTAATATTAATGCAAGTGAATTAAATCTAGCTGCTTTATGTTTTACCGGACATAAAAGTTTAATGGGACCTCAAGGAACAGGCGGAATAATTTGGAATCCTGATTTTGCGGCGCGTGTTGAGCTAATTATAACGGGAGGCACAGGGAGTTATTCGCATTTGGAGATTCAACCCGAAGATTTGCCCGATAAATTTGAGTCAGGGACTCCGAAT
This portion of the Synergistaceae bacterium genome encodes:
- a CDS encoding response regulator transcription factor, with the protein product MTRILLADDHNLFIEGLTELMRKYQDIELAGQAKNGLEVIEQTQKLQPELILMDIAMPELNGIKAARQILAKFPLIKIIVLSMYNSRELIVESLRAGVQGYILKECSSSELHEAIITVMGGNYYIARSSLAVVVEDYLRLLKADERNSARLLSEREREVLKLLAEGRNTKEIAYDLSISKNTVDVHRRHIMEKTGCTSMASLVRYAIREGY
- a CDS encoding aminotransferase class V-fold PLP-dependent enzyme, which codes for MGIYLNNAATTWPKPERVADSMRNFLLKGGANSSRGTSSARDMSTMNLILDCRIKLAEFFNGWDNLNPLLVTFCANITEAINIVLRGFLKPGMNVLTSSMEHNAVMRPLRYLESHGVKVDILQADLSGSLNPDDLANRLASNKYDLAIFSHASNVSGTLQDISSLAEICRKNNLPLVIDSAQTAGIININASELNLAALCFTGHKSLMGPQGTGGIIWNPDFAARVELIITGGTGSYSHLEIQPEDLPDKFESGTPNLPGIAGLNAALDWLNETGINNIANKELETGAYFLERLLKFDDILLTGKSDMNNRLLVFAFNVKNIDNGILADELSRLGFETRPGLHCAPIAHKTLNTFPQGALRVSPGYFTSHDEIDEFFAGLSEAIKRV